Proteins found in one Aspergillus chevalieri M1 DNA, chromosome 2, nearly complete sequence genomic segment:
- a CDS encoding fungal specific transcription factor domain-containing protein (COG:S;~EggNog:ENOG410PGDR;~InterPro:IPR007219;~PFAM:PF04082;~go_function: GO:0003677 - DNA binding [Evidence IEA];~go_function: GO:0008270 - zinc ion binding [Evidence IEA];~go_process: GO:0006351 - transcription, DNA-templated [Evidence IEA]), which translates to MINFENDSGMAFLSLDMMYRGKRRQGDRFPGFTNRPAAGKAAIPNRLQNQTQVADASVPVEPIRKQLMGEAVYQRQMEMLNFQQGKLDFDGVDPELGMHLLSLHWNRQHHSFLITYRPAFMRDMATEGPYFSKLLLNAIYFGASKFSNRPEVRQDPTDARTAGWTFRRRVKELLGSALDRSEITTIQALLVMTSSLFALGDERSAAWLYAGTAFRMIIDLGMHVDATMLPNMRRLSPEDLEIRRRVFWGAFVVDKIQSLYQGRPVSLQHCDTRVSLSFLDHYEELEPWQPFAYSDTQSYSGSPAYSVSTFVQLCKLSLMLNEILNKVYSERSSNRSPHDLIASLNTLDGQLKDWHNALPDHLRFNTHATRVVPPPHVLSLLALYNLQVILLHRPFVSEGHLHTADPSVALSSFTTCTAAAFSITQLLQAYDNTFSIQRAPYLISYATYVAATIFVRVAAQREGASRAHASLQNCLDVFEKNQETNWAVRRAHNVILHLMNRMGVRLENQPVTPTDGIGSLLEQPSGSLAIPPDSNLQGPAPVTSHENPPEIEASALDIDMIIQSFIRPPSKNAEGQAAGEQGESSFMSSAVVHPGWQGTLAPTLPLAEDLHDHMPFDDMLFGFNGSPQDGLFGS; encoded by the exons ATGATCAACTTCGAGAACGACTCCGGAATGGCCTTCTTGAGCCTGGACATGATGTACCGCGGCAAGAGACGCCAGGGCGATCGGTTTCCGGGCTTCACGAACCGTCCGGCAGCGGGAAAGGCGGCAATTCCCAATCGGTT ACAGAACCAGACACAGGTGGCTGATGCCTCGGTGCCCGTGGAGCCTATTCGGAAACAGCTCATGGGTGAGGCTGTCTATCAAC GGCAGATGGAGATGTTGAACTTCCAGCAGGGCAAGCTGGACTTTGACGGAGTGGATCCGGAGCTGGGGATGCACTTGCTGTCGCTGCATTGGAACCGGCAGCACCATTCTTTCCTGATAACCTATCGTCCGGCCTTCATGCGGGATATGGCCACTGAAGGACCCTACTTTTCCAAGTTACTTCTGAACGCGATCTACTTTGGAGCATCAAAATTCAGTAATCGTCCCGAGGTGCGCCAGGATCCGACGGACGCCCGAACTGCTGGCTGGACCTTTCGGAGGAGAGTCAAGGAGCTGCTGGGCAGTGCTCTGGATCGCAGTGAGATCACGACGATACAAGCGCTTCTCGTCATGACCAGCTCGCTGTTTGCCTTGGGCGATGAGCGGAGTGCTGCGTGGTTATATGCCGGTACCGCCTTTCGAATGATAATCGATTTGGGCATGCATGTCGATGCTACGATGCTTCCCAACATGCGCCGGCTGTCTCCAGAGGACCTGGAGATTCGTCGGCGTGTCTTCTGGGGCGCCTTCGTAGTTGATAAGATCCAGTCTCTGTACCAGGGTCGCCCCGTCAGCCTGCAGCACTGCGATACGCGAGTCTCACTGTCTTTCCTGGACCATTACGAGGAACTGGAGCCCTGGCAGCCGTTTGCGTATTCAGACACGCAGTCATATTCCGGCTCGCCAGCGTACAGCGTGTCGACATTCGTCCAGCTCTGCAAGCTGTCGCTGATGCTTAATGAGATCCTCAACAAGGTGTATTCGGAGAGAAGCTCGAACCGGTCCCCCCATGATCTCATTGCCAGTCTCAACACACTCGATGGGCAGTTGAAGGATTGGCATAATGCGCTCCCTGACCATTTGCGATTCAACACCCACGCGACGAGGGTGGTGCCACCCCCCCACGTCCTCTCACTCCTGGCCCTATATAATCTGCAGGTGATTCTCCTCCATCGACCATTTGTCTCCGAAGGACATCTCCACACGGCCGATCCATCGGTTGCATTGAGCTCCTTCACCACCTGCACTGCAGCAGCGTTTAGTATTACCCAGCTACTACAAGCCTACGATAACACGTTTTCAATCCAACGGGCACCATATCTCATTTCCTACGCCACTTATGTGGCGGCAACGATCTTTGTCCGAGTGGCGGCCCAGCGAGAAGGTGCCAGTCGTGCTCACGCCAGTCTCCAGAATTGTCTTGACGTCTTCGAAAAGAATCAAGAAACGAACTGGGCTGTCCGACGGGCTCATAATGTAATTCTGCATTTGATGAACCGTATGGGCGTCCGTTTAGAGAACCAGCCCGTAACCCCCACCGATGGTATTGGTAGCCTTTTAGAGCAGCCTTCTGGGAGTTTGGCCATCCCCCCAGATTCAAATCTACAGGGTCCGGCGCCTGTCACCAGCCACGAAAATCCTCCAGAAATAGAAGCATCCGCGTTGGACATTGATATGATTATTCAGAGCTTCATTCGACCGCCGTCAAAGAATGCCGAAGGCCAGGCGGCTGGCGAACAAGGCGAAAGCTCCTTCATGAGTTCTGCTGTCGTTCACCCCGGCTGGCAGGGTACCCTAGCCCCGACTTTGCCATTGGCTGAGGATCTTCATGATCATATGCCTTTCGATGATATGTTGTTTGGATTCAACGGATCCCCGCAAGATGGATTGTTTGGTAGTTGA
- a CDS encoding sugar porter family MFS transporter (COG:G;~EggNog:ENOG410PKV4;~InterPro:IPR005828,IPR003663,IPR036259,IPR020846;~PFAM:PF00083,PF07690;~SECRETED:SignalP(1-24);~TransMembrane:10 (i7-25o65-87i94-115o121-140i152-170o182-203i341-362o368-394i406-430o436-457i);~go_component: GO:0016020 - membrane [Evidence IEA];~go_component: GO:0016021 - integral component of membrane [Evidence IEA];~go_function: GO:0022857 - transmembrane transporter activity [Evidence IEA];~go_process: GO:0055085 - transmembrane transport [Evidence IEA]) encodes MLRGRSIHLAQVLLTVAPAFITYGYNQAGVAPLASLQSWVHTFPEIDTINTEGTIKSRNATRKGAVIAALQLGALVGSLSCTYFGNWLGRRKTIFMAAIIAVVGQLLQTASYGVIQFSLGRVILGIGVGQLSATVPVWQAECSSAKHRGQHVVVDGICMTMGFMLCNWIDFGLSKASGSIQWRVPLAISFCFPLAVIGSVFLLPESPRWLVMVGRPEKATRSLAAYKGLPVDDETVQAEIASIESSLELSTQSSGVMILELLVGNDEERLLYRFALCILTQFFQQMCGGNLISTYISTIFEENLKLGSDLSRILAASALTWKCACNFIPFFAIDRFGRRKVFIVSGIGMCICMTVLAITTSLDTERQAVSITSVVFIWLFNLFYPIGFSGANFLYCTEVAPMRLRVAMSAVSTGNKWLWNFIVVMISPIALDKLGYQYYIVYAVICACIPVSVYFFYPETMNRNLEALNHVFRDAPSAWHVVAMARKLPEGDVVDGEGGREEKASVEQKENA; translated from the exons ATGCTACGCGGAAGATCCATTCACCTGGCGCAGGTGCTTCTCACAGTGGCACCAGCATTTATCACCTACGGATACAATCAAGCAGGAGTTGCGCCGCTCGCTTCATTGCAGTCATG GGTTCACACATTCCCAGAGATTGATACGATCAACACAGAAGGAACAATCAAGTCACGAAACGCGACGAGGAAAGGTGCCGTCATCGCGGCTCTCCAACTCGGGGCGCTGGTGGGGTCGCTCTCATGCACTTATTTTGGTAACTGGCTTGGCCGGCGCAAGACCATTTTCATGGCAGCCATCATCGCCGTCGTCGGGCAGCTGTTGCAGACCGCTTCGTATGGTGTCATCCAGTTCAGCCTTGGCCGGGTCATTCTCGGCATCGGGGTTGGGCAGTTGAGCGCCACTGTCCCCGTGTGGCAGGCCGAGTGTAGCTCAGCAAAGCACCGCGGGCAGCATGTGGTCGTCGACGGCATCTGTATGACCATGGGATTCATGCTGTGTAACTGGATCGATTTTGGGCTCAGCAAGGCATCAGGGTCAATCCAGTGGCGTGTTCCACTCGCAATCTCATTCTGCTTCCCGCTTGCTGTAATAGGATCTGTCTTTCTGCTTCCAGAGTCCCCGCGATGGCTCGTCATGGTAGGACGACCCGAAAAGGCCACGCGTAGTCTGGCAGCTTACAAAGGCCTTCCGGTGGATGATGAGACGGTGCAGGCGGAAATTGCGAGTATAGAATCATCTCTGGAGCTCTCTACGCAATCAAGCGGCGTCATGATCCTGGAGTTGTTAGTTGGGAACGATGAGGAACGCCTTCTGTACCGATTCGCCTTGTGCATCCTGACCCAGTTCTTCCAGCAGATGTGCGGTGGCAACCTGATATCGACCTACATATCGACCATCTTCGAAGAGAACCTCAAGCTGGGTAGTGACCTCTCACGTATCCTCGCAGCCAGCGCATTGACATGGAAGTGCGCGTGTAATTTCATTCCATTCTTCGCGATTGACCGTTTTGGGCGTCGCAAGGTCTTCATCGTCAGTGGGATTGGAATGTGTATCTGCATGACGGTATTAGCCATCACAACGAGTCTGGACACAGAACGCCAGGCTGTATCCATCACGTCTGTGGTCTTCATCTGGCTCTTCAATCTCTTCTATCCTATCGGCTTTTCAGGCGCAAACTTCCTATACTGCACAGAGGTGGCCCCCATGCGCCTGCGGGTTGCCATGTCAGCTGTATCGACCGGGAACAAGTGGTTGTGGAACTTCATCGTGGTAATGATATCCCCGATCGCTCTTGATAAACTAGGGTATCAATACTACATTGTCTATGCGGTTATTTGTGCGTGCATCCCCGTCTCAGTGTACTTTTTCTACCCCGAGACTATGAACCGCAATCTAGAAGCCTTGAATCATGTGTTCCGCGATGCCCCGTCCGCGTGGCATGTCGTGGCTATGGCCAGGAAGCTTCCCGAGGGAGATGTCGTAGATGgggagggagggagagaagagaaggcGAGTGTGGAACAGAAGGAGAATGCTTAA
- a CDS encoding uncharacterized protein (COG:S;~EggNog:ENOG410PM4Z;~InterPro:IPR007400;~PFAM:PF04303), whose product MGSSRKSKSANQIDGVGGASSTTSKVAVVERSNRPDVDVEYTFVQVAPDQPRIDMTGNCGNIASGVGPFALDEGIVRAAPRQSEIDIRVFNTNTGQTIVETVQVAADGTFREEGNYSIAGVEGTSSPVRVAFLTPGGSMTGRIFPSGVQQEILTVPSRTIGTIHVRVSLVDAANPFVLVDAASMPLEEHPSWPDPNDARFLSLVEDVRREGAVRLGLAANTQAAGQVRGTPKIAILSRAAGDDDMDVDLQVLSFTMGKPHPSLQLTGAVCLGAATVIHGTIAWELAHAREIDRPPKHGMLVGSHQIAAPVPVGIRHPAGVIHAETSLRMDRKGGVHVDRVAVFRTARRLFEGSVLYRVEETEAYM is encoded by the exons ATGGGATCCTCCCGAAAATCTAAATCTGCCAATCAGATTGACGGTGTGGGAGGTGCGTCGTCGACGACGTCCAAGGTGGCCGTGGTGGAACGATCGAACCGTCCCGATGTCGATGTAGAGTATACCTTTGTTCAAGTGGCCCCGGACCAGCCGCGCATTGATATGACGGGGAACTGCGGCAACATTGCTTCTGGCGTGGGACCCTTTGCTCTCGACGAGGGGATTGTGAGGGCTGCTCCGAGACAGAGCGAG ATTGATATCCGGGTTTTCAACACGAACACTGGTCAGACTATCGTGGAGACCGTCCAAGTAGCCGCTGACGGGACGTTTCGGGAGGAGGGCAACTATAGTATCGCCGGGGTCGAAGGCACATCCAGCCCGGTCAGGGTCGCATTCCTGACGCCCGGAGGCAGCATGACGGGGCGCATTTTTCCTAGCGGAGTACAGCAAGAGATCCTGACTGTTCCTTCACGCACAATCGGAACAATTCATGTACGAGTCAGCCTTGTTGATGCCGCCAACCCATTCGTGCTCGTCGATGCAGCTTCCATGCCCCTGGAAGAGCATCCATCGTGGCCTGATCCGAATGATGCCAGGTTTCTCTCACTCGTGGAGGATGTCCGCCGTGAAGGTGCTGTTCGTCTTGGCTTAGCAGCGAATACACAGGCTGCAGGGCAAGTGCGTGGCACTCCTAAAATTGCAATATTGTCTCGAGCAGCGGgggatgatgatatggatgtgGATCTCCAGGTTCTCTCATTTACCATGGGGAAACCCCATCCGAGTCTCCAATTGACCGGTGCTGTGTGTCTTGGGGCAGCGACAGTCATCCACGGCACCATTGCTTGGGAATTGGCGCATGCGAGAGAAATCGACAGGCCGCCAAAGCACGGTATGCTGGTAGGGAGTCACCAGATTGCAGCGCCAGTGCCGGTGGGCATTCGACATCCAGCTGGGGTGATTCATGCAGAGACCTCTTTGAGAATGGACAGAAAAGGTGGCGTTCATGTTGATCGAGTTGCGGTCTTTCGGACGGCACGGAGATTGTTTGAGGGCAGTGTGCTGTATCGCGTTGAGGAGACTGAGGCTTATATGTAA